Part of the Salmo salar chromosome ssa10, Ssal_v3.1, whole genome shotgun sequence genome is shown below.
AAGTCTTGGAGGTTGCCAAGAGATCTGGATCACATGTATGTTGTCAAGTGCAGTATTGTATTTGCAGTACTCATTCATTATGACAATCCCCATTTTCTTAAAGTCGCAATACAGACTATATCTGACGAATACATTTATGTTTATGAATTGTGTTTTTGTTATAGGCTGTCCACCCAGGATATGGCTTCCTGTCAGAGAACACAGAGTTTTCTGAGGCATGCAAACAGGAGGGTATCATCTTTATTGGCCCTCCATCATCTGCTATCAGAGACATGGGTATCAAAAGGTAtagttaaaggtagactcagcgatatgacatagatgcagaaagtaaacagcatagtgggtcaatttcctcaACAACTAAGGAAATTGAGGCACAATGTCTCTGCTGTGTTGGTGCCATGGCTACCaagctgtaacagtgtgaagcgaacccgtgcacatgcacagatactgtgaatgactgtgtgagagcgaagtgttgcatctcgctcatctcaatatctgtggGGCTGCTTGTGGGAACGTCATTTTGCTGTGTCTACCTTTTAAATGACAGTGTGTCCCCCAGGATTTTTTTTAGCAGCGGTTGTGAAGTTAGTGAGGGGGGATGAGGTGGGCGTGGCCAATGAATGACTCTTCTCTTTTCAAGTCACTCTTCAGTGTTGTATGTTGTAAGTATGATTTGAATACTAGTTATTCAAAAGTTACATCTTAGAAATCTACTATTTATTTTTCCTAGTACATCAAAATACATAATGTCAGCTGCgggtgttcctatcatcgagggTTACCACGGAGAGGACCAATCGGATGAGAAGCTCCAAGCTGAGGCTGTCAGGATAGGCTACCCAGTGATGATAAAGGCTGTGCGTGGCGGGGGCGGTAAAGTAAGTAAGATGCACACACAGAAAGGATTGTTTCATGGAatgatagtgttgttgtttgtgtcttaAGGCTCCTATGGTTGTGATTGGTTTATCTAGGGAATGCGCATTGCACACACCACGGAAGACTTCCATGATCAGCTTGAGTCTGCGAGACGAGAGGCTCGCAAGTCCTTCAATGATGATGTCATGCTAGTGGAGAAATTTGTAGAGGACCCCAGGTATGTAGAAGACACTCTGTATCTATTTATGTTGGAGGTTCAGACTACACCCCTGTTTAGATGTTGTGACAGATCTTCCTTCactcaccagacatgtggaggtccaGGTTTTTGGGGACCAGCATGGAAATGCTGTCTACCTGTTTGAGAGGGACTGCAGCGTGCAGAGAAGGCACCAGAAGATCATTGAGGAAGCACCAGGGGTAAGTGCTATGATACAGCTACCTCCATCATTTTGCTCTCAGCACCACAACATGTCTTGGTTTCCTGTGTGAATGGCTGTCTGCTGGATAGGAGGCTTGATGCACTGTGTTTTGCACTCCCTAGTCTGtgcaactgtatgtgtgtgttaatgatttgtagtgtttttgtgtttgcACCTGTGCTTGCAGCCTGGAATTAGCGAGGAGGTGAGGCGGAAACTGGGTGAGGCAGCCGTAAGAGCAGCCAAAGCCGTCAACTATGTGGGAGCAGGTGAACAGAGAATTGGCCTCAAACCTTACACAAATAATTAATATTTGCATGCTGGGATGCAGAGTCCTCAATTTCCATTGTCTTTTTTTGGGGCATTGAACACTCACCCACTAGAGGGTGTGAAAAAATATTATGTTGTAACACCTGTTGCTTTGCACCATCCTGTACACTGGTGTAACAACCACATGTATGTCCCTGTCTCTATGCAGGCACTGTGGAGTTCATCATGGATGCACAGCACAACTTCTTCTTCATGGAGATGAACACGCGTCTGCAGGTGGAGCACCCTGTGACTGAGATGATCACTGGTACTGACCTGGTGGAGTGGCAGCTCAGGGTAaggcagaaagagggagaggaatgCCATCAGAAAGGGGGTGTTGGGGACATAAATGTGTTGTAATATGTTGAGTGTATTTATTAGCTCTTTTAGAGGGCTTTATAATCTCACATAATCCCAGAGATAGCAGGATTTCAATCTGAATATAGATTTGATTAACAATTTGTAAACGCACCACCCTGACGTTTGTGTACTCCTCTTACTTGTCTCTCAGGTGGCTGCAGGCGAGAGGCTGCCGCTCCTGCAGGAGGAGATAGAACTGATGGGCCATTCGTTTGAGGCCAGGATATACGCTGAGGACCCCAACAACGACTTCCTTCCTGGGGCAGGACCCCTCCTTCATCTGTCTACACCCCTGGCAGACGAGTGCACACGCATCGAGACAGGCGTCAGGGAAGGTACAGTACACCCAGCTCACCTGGACCTACTTACACCTATTTAACACAACTGTCAGACAGTACTGTtgatattagaggtcgaccgatttatgatttttcaacactgaaaccgataccgattattggaggaacaaaaaaagcagataccgattaatcttaatatatatttgtaataatgacaattacaacaatactgaatgaacaatgaacacttattttaacttaatataatacataaataaaatctatttagtcaacaacaaaaaaatgaaacatgctcaattaggtttaaataatgcaaaacatagtgttggagaagaaagtacaaGTGCCaaagtaaaaaagctaacgtttaagttccttgctcagaacatgagaacatataaaagctggtggttcaatattcccagttcttcaatattcccagttaagaagttttaggttgaagttattataggaattatgacgcgtcgactatttctctctataccatttgtatttcatatacctttgactattggatgttctaataggcactttagtattgccagcctaatctcgggagttgataggtttgaagtcataaacagcgctgtgaagcaagcattgctaagagccgCTGGCAaatgctcagtcagactgctctattgaatcatagacttaattataatataataaacacagaaatacgagccgttggccattaatatggtcaaatccggaaactatcatttcgaaaacaaaacgtttattctttcagagAAATACGGaaacgttccgtattttatcgaacgggcggcaaccctaagtctaaatattgctgttacattgcacaaccttcaatgttatgtcataattatgtaaaattctggcaaattagttcgcaacgagccaggcggcccaaactgttgcatataccctgactgcgtgcaatgaacgcaagagaagttacacaatttccctagttaatattgcctgctaacatgaatttcttttaactaaatatgcaggtttaaaaatatatacttctgtgtattgattttaagaaaggcattgatgtttatggttaggtacattcgtgcaacgattgtgctttttccaCGAATGCgcttaaatcatcccccgtttggcgaagtaggctgtgattagatgataaattaacaggcaccgcattgattatatgcaacgcaggacaagctagttaacctagtaatatcatcaaccatgtgtagttagctagtgattatgtgaagatgattgttttttataagataagtttaatgctagctagcaacttaccttggctccttgctgtacTCGCGTAACAGGTGATCAGCTTGCCAcacagtttcctcgtggaatgcaatgtaattggccataatcagcatccaaaaatgccgattaccgattgttatgaaaacttgaaatcggccctaagtAATCGGCCATGCcggttaatcggtcgacctctagttgataTATCCACATGATTATGTACCTGTCTGTGTTCTCAGGAGATGAAGTGTCAGCCCACTACGACCCCATGATCGCTAAACTGGTGGTGTGGGGAGAGGACCGCTCTGCTGCTCTGAGGAAGCTCAGATACTGCTTACGCCAGTACAACGTAAGAGTATTATTATACACATACTGGACACATCCCACTGCGTATTTCTGTTTTGTAAGGGACTGTTGATTGATTGACCACTGATCCCGGCAGATCGTAGGCCTCAACACCAATATTGACTTCCTGTTGAGTCTGTCTGGCCACCCAGAGTTTGAGGCGGGGAATGTGACCACCAGCTTCATCCCCCAGCACTATGAGCAGCTGTTCCCCAAGCCCAGCCCTCCCTCCAGGGCCACACTGTGTCAGGCTGCCCTTGGCCTGCTGCTCAGAGAGAGGGCCAGCACTCGAACCTTCAGAGACCAGTCCGACGGTGAGGAACAACAACACAGGCCTGTCTCTACAGGTCGCTGAGAACTATACAACAACTGTCTGAGAAAGTGCTGTTGTCTGTTGGAGGATACCTTAAACTGTCTGTTCTTTTCTCCTGTCGCAGATCCCTTCTCTCCTTTTGCCTCCAGTAACGGCAGGAGGGTGAACATCCTATATAGTAGGAATATGACGCTCCAGCTGGGTGAAACTAGTGAGTCCAAACCTCCTTCAATAGCTCAGAGGAAGTAGCCAGTAGACCTTGGTTTGATTGAAATGCTCCTCACTCAGTCTTACGTTGATGAGGAGCCCAGCCAGGCCTACTAGACCTCATTCTTTTTTTATCCTAGACCTCACTAATGACATTGATTAGTGTGTCTGATTCCGTCCAGACTATAAGTGAACCCATCTTAATACCATCTCCTCACTATAATGGCAAAGTTAGTCTCTCTCATCCTCATGTTTCACTGTTACTGAAAATATTTATTGAATACAGAGAAAAAAGTACTTTATTTGTCCTTTAAGTACTTTTAATCTGCTTTTTGTTTACTTGTGACATGGAATTTATGTCGTAAAAGTTATTAATATTTTATGTCATACATAAAGTAATTTGAACAGGACCCATCATATGCATTTTTTATGAAGGCAAGTCTTCCATGAATCAAGTGGCAGAGGAAAAAGACTTAAAGTTCTGTGAAATGTTTTTTTCTGTGCAGAAGTGGAATTAACGGTTACATACAATCCAGATGGGACCTACTCTATGGAGGTACATGTTCTGTGGGTGCTGAGTGTTGTAAAAATGTCTCATGGAAAAGGTTGAACATACCCAAACATGATTTCCTGCGGCTGATGGGTTTTGTCCCCTTCCTCAGATTGGAGGGGAAGTGTTCCAGGTGTCaggggaggtggagacagagggacagacatcATTCCTGCACTGCTCTGTGAACGGGGTGAAGTCCCGGCCCAAACTGGTCATCCTGGATAACGCAGTACACCTCTTCTCTATGGTGAGTCCCCTCCTCTGGAACACATGTTCTCCATATCAGGGTACCTTAGGTCCTCTAAgccaccctctcctccccatcaGGAGGGTAGTGCGGAGGTGAGCGTTCCAGTGCCCAAGTTCCTGGCTGGTGTGAGCACAGGAGCACAGAGAGGAGCTGTGGCACCCATGACCGGGACCATTGAGAAGGTAATAAATGATGGATTCTCTTTCTCATTGCTGTCTCTTTCACCGCCATAATTTATCTGTCTATAAAAGCTGACCCAGCCACTCTGACTGATCTTTAATATGTTGCTCTGGAATGTGATTTCCTGCCAGATGGTCAGGCATGCTGAATCATGGGATATCTCTCATTAGCTCACTTAGTGGCTAATGTCGGAAAATGATTTAATCTATACCTCCTGTTGATGACATGGTGTGAATCGTTCAGACGTGCCAATTGATAAATGTCAGTTGCAATGGAAAAACAGAATGTGGCCACACGGACTCCTGTCCTAACATTAACAGGGCCATTTAGAATTGATAGGTAAGATCCTTAATATGATCTCATCTTTATTCCAGGTGCTGGTGAAGGCAGGAGACACAGTGCAGATGGGAGACTCCTTGATGGTGATGAATGCCATGAAAATGGAGGTGAGCTTACATCATTTCAGGCACTGGGAGGATTCCACTCCCAatactacacactcacacacacacattgactttTCTAACTCTGTAGCCACCCACTTATAACTCACATTGGGCTCTAAATGAACTATGGGTCCTCAGACTATTCTCTCTTTCTGCAGCACACCATCCGAGCACCCAAAGCTGGAGTCATCAAGAAGGTGTTTTTCAAGGAGGGCTCCCAGGCCAACCGACACGCAGCCCTGGTAGAGTTTGAGGAGGCCGCTGAGGAGGAATAATCTCAATCTAATCCTCATGTGTGAATATCTATTTGTGAACTTTGAGACTGTAAGAGTTACTGTAGAAATCAAATGAGGCATTTTAAAATTCAACGGGAAGGGTTGATGCATTTTCTATAGGAGTAGCAAACTGCTGTACAAACCTAAGGGAACACACTACAGGTCCATGTGGATCACATTGTACAGTTGCCAGAACATTGCCTTCATGTTTTGTGGCAGAAATGTGTAGATATTCAACAATACTGGTATATTTGCTTTGTTTTTTTTTCTAATCCAAATTTTCTGATGGCTGTGTAGAAGTCTGGCTTTTGTACTATTCTCTGCGcagactgccatcattgaagtcgtttgtggtgTTGTCAAAATGatgggtgatttaaaaaaaaaaaaaggtcatcAGTGATTGGTTcttctctaaccaatcagaattTTCAAAATGCCACTTTACCAtcagtttctgggaccaatcagacgaTTCTAGAATGGATTTCCATTCGGGGAGTTACTCCTCCACAATGAGTCGATCTAACGTCCATGGGCATGGCATAGCATTTGGCCAGAGCAAGGAATTTGGATAGCCAGGCAATTTTCTTCTAGCTTCAGTTTTGTACATGCTGCCACatcttctatagcctggtcccagatctgtttgtactcattgtcaagccaaacatgttTGTGTCATGTTGGcatgatatcacaaacagactggcactcaggctacatTTTAGTCTTGGAAATCCCAGACCTAGGGCAACATTGTGGGAGCCAACCAGTCTGTCTGGGAGACTAGCTACATCTCATATGATTCAGATTCAATCCAGGCTTTGAAATTACAGTAAGGGCTCTCTCACAGCACTTCACCACAAATATTTATGAAGAATGTGAAAGAGATAATATGACAATTAATCTGTGGATTAACCCCTGCCTCCCCTGTAGTGGTTACTTTAGTCCATAAACTAATACCATGGAAGAGATGACTCATCATTAAACAACCAATTTGAGAGAAGGGTGGTGCTGAAATCAGTCAGGGTTATAAAGTGTTGAATCCCCCCAAGCACACACTCCTGACAACTTGTTTGGGGTAAGTTATTATGAATGTCTGCTGTGATCCATTCAATAGTGAGCCTAATTGTTATTGTGTTGCCGAATTACCTTTTTCTAAAAGATCACTTCATAGAGAAACTCTCAATGTCCTGTCATTTCTTTTGTAGCTGTATAGAGGTATATTGCTATCTaatggtcagtgtgtgtgaacATTTGTTGCATACACATTCTACTGGAAAGGACAAAAATTACACATGCTTTTTAAAAACATATTTATTCCGTAAATAGAATTTGCTTTAAACATCAGCAATCAACCCACTTCACTGACAGGAgtacaataatttttttttttaatgaacatGATCAAGAGAAATAAACAGCTGACTTCACATCAGTGTCCTTGTAGAGACGTATCCATATTGCCTTCATAAATTGATTGAAACGTGACAATCTGAACTAAATGCTGCATTTATATCAAAACTGAGTAACAACTGTAGCAAACAAGTACACTTCATCAGATATGACCAATGCTGACCATGATCAATAGTAGTGCCAGATATAATTACGAATATTGGTACCATGCAAATAAATATCAAGCTCCACTGACTTCTTGGACAAGTGTCTCCCATTTCAAGCTACTGAGAGGTATGTAACGGCTAAAAATAGTAACCATATAAAATCCCATGATTATGTATCTCGGCAATATTCGAATAAATATGTATGTCATTGATAGCAAGTTTAAAACGGTTGTCTCAATGACCCTCGACTCAGGCATTTCCATTATTGTGGGCTAAAGGCCCCAAAAGCTAAAGAGGATACAGAGAGCTAAAGCAGTTGCGTTCAGTCCGTGAGGCTCTCGCCTGCCCTATTACCAGTAATGAGATGGAAATAAATACAAACATGAACAAGTGGTTAGTAAGAGActaacaaaacaaataaaaacatgatTCAAATGATGATAGGCAATGATTAGTGAAAGgcaaacaaaaacacatttgTGGCTTTGAAAACAACTAGATGTGAAAGCTATTATTTTATGTCATCTTGGCAGCTATTTCATATCTGGGTTGTTCCATGAAAAGAGTGCCTTTTGTGACCCATTGATATtgtaagtagaaattgtgcaccaatattgaattttaaagcctgtatatattaaatgaagtgccctttaatatagaacacatggaaaattcaataaatctgattttattttgaataaagacTTGCCAAAATtaagcattttgacatgtccctctgcACCCTCTAAGatgattttaacccacttaacctgAATATTTCTCCAAGTtttaccatcattgtaaagccctactTATTTAGTTGCTTTGCATttcagaaatgtttttattttatgttaTCAGTGATTCATTAAAAAAACAGTTTTGAGTGGATTTGCccattaatatggtgaaactattcctttatttttggggggccattatctggtgttttgtggtggaaaacagtGATttgagcataacacgtcaaccctgttatctGTAGAGGCTAGAAATGTTGAGAAGGAAAAAAAGATACATACATACGTGAAGCCagcattcaattgccactccctgttgcacaaTTGACACCCCCCAgatactttatttggcacttaccatagtaattttgttatttaacctcttgatgggaaaaagtttttttttttttattaagttgaacatttttaatgacaaaatgttaaaattaggtgacaatttttttgggggaccaagttacacttctcaaaaggcaccgtATTGGTGGAACAACACATCTCTCATAGGAAGCTATTATAGGGACATTCTCCTGTCGACATTTCGGAACAAACGCAACGCTAACAAATCTGAGCAGAAAAGGCATTTCagggaaaaagaaaaaaaagagaccTGACCTAACTGCTTTCACATTTTCATACCTTGAAAAATCAGGTAGTAAAAATGGAAGGTATGGCTTTAAAAAGGTCCACCTAATTTCCTCAGGAAAGGCGGCAGACCTTTCAGATAGTCAGGTGGTGAAGCAGGAGCAGCACTAACCTACAGGCGCAAAGTAGTAGACCATGTTTTTTCCCCACTTAAGTCTGACAAATCCTTCTTTGGTCTGATTCCCTTTTATTATTTACAGGAACAGAACAGAGGCAAATGCAGCATCTCTCACAAAGTGGTGGTGCAGAGCCTCATGGCTTTCAACATTCTTCTCTTGAGATATAGTCTGACTGTCCACTGAGGTGGTCAGCCCTGGGCCGTGCAGTGAGTAGTCCCTCTGTGTGGCCATGGGGCAGGGCGGGACGGGGCACCTGGCGGGACAACTGCTCTCTGCTACCTTAGCAATGAGTGGCCTCCATGGGGGAGAGCGTCAAGATGCTCCGGTCGTTGGAATAGAAGGGGTCCGAGTTGCTCCTCGATCTAAAAGCATCAACGACAGAGGAGTGAGGGGTGGCGGTGGGAGAGGAGGACTAAGCTGAAAACCTGCCTCTGGAGTGCTTGTCTGTCTCTGACCTGCCTAAAGATCCTTCATTTACTGTTGGATGGATGGCCATCTTGCCATTGCATGGTACAGTAAGGGGATGTCATGGCAGAGGAGTGGTTGAAGACCTTATCTGTATTGATATGAGGAGGCCCTGCCTTGGAACTGAAGCCCTGTCATCCTGCTCATCTTCCACTGCCTCCCAACCCTGTCTCCTGCACTACACTTCAACCTACAGAGGGAGCAGCACAAGCAAACAAAGTCAAActaaaaaggaggagagagaataagGTGCGTACAGTGAGGATTAGTACAGGATGATTTAACATGGATGACTTGAACACAAACAGTCAACGTCTCCCTTCTCTATCTGCATAATGTCATTGTATGAATAATACATCCTATGCATAACCAGGTATACTAAATActgtttatttttataatatgAAGCTCATTTCTTGGCTGTACTATATATGAACTAATTTAGACTGAATATATACTGCTAATACAAAAATAGGCATAATATCTAAAacaacttaaatatatatatgtgcatatctatagtaaaaaaacaaacataataTTTATCTAAGAGCCCTTGAAAAGAAAGCTCAACTCTTACCTTCAAGAAAGGCACAAGCCCCCCCATCTTTCATAGCCTGTCTAAGCCAACACCGCCACCAGGGGACATAGTAGAAACTCACCACTTCTCAACCCTATTCCTGTAGAATCTCATCATTAAACTATACCAATTATTTTATCTTTGGATAAAAAGTATCAACAACACCCTATACGTGCTATGTGGATTACGTCTTTCAGACATAGACAACCGTTTAAGATCTTGTATGTACATGGTGCTGTGTAATTTCAAAAATAAGTATTTCTTGATAAatgtgtatgtgttggtgtgaaTTGTCTAGTCTAGTGGCACTCCCTCTTGATATCAAGCTATTAGTCCATTGTCTATGGCCATCTAACAGAACAAGGCAAGCAGCAGAATATTAGATTGAATAGTGACGTCAAGGTGATATAACAGCAGCATATGAATAACTTCGATGGGGGAAGTTGAATATTATCTAGAttttagacagtggcaacgacgACAGGTTCAGACAAAGTGCAGCAAAGCAAGAGGAGGAGTAACATTATAGAAAAGATCATGGgacacacgttaacacacacaacATCTGGTTAC
Proteins encoded:
- the LOC106613934 gene encoding methylcrotonoyl-CoA carboxylase subunit alpha, mitochondrial, producing the protein MASVLKVQTLQGLRIFQQKLIWTKGFVRFASIGQGRIEKVLIANRGEIACRVMRTAKKMGVRSVAVYSDADRHSMHVAMADEAYNIGPAASQQSYLSMEKVLEVAKRSGSHAVHPGYGFLSENTEFSEACKQEGIIFIGPPSSAIRDMGIKSTSKYIMSAAGVPIIEGYHGEDQSDEKLQAEAVRIGYPVMIKAVRGGGGKGMRIAHTTEDFHDQLESARREARKSFNDDVMLVEKFVEDPRHVEVQVFGDQHGNAVYLFERDCSVQRRHQKIIEEAPGPGISEEVRRKLGEAAVRAAKAVNYVGAGTVEFIMDAQHNFFFMEMNTRLQVEHPVTEMITGTDLVEWQLRVAAGERLPLLQEEIELMGHSFEARIYAEDPNNDFLPGAGPLLHLSTPLADECTRIETGVREGDEVSAHYDPMIAKLVVWGEDRSAALRKLRYCLRQYNIVGLNTNIDFLLSLSGHPEFEAGNVTTSFIPQHYEQLFPKPSPPSRATLCQAALGLLLRERASTRTFRDQSDDPFSPFASSNGRRVNILYSRNMTLQLGETKVELTVTYNPDGTYSMEIGGEVFQVSGEVETEGQTSFLHCSVNGVKSRPKLVILDNAVHLFSMEGSAEVSVPVPKFLAGVSTGAQRGAVAPMTGTIEKVLVKAGDTVQMGDSLMVMNAMKMEHTIRAPKAGVIKKVFFKEGSQANRHAALVEFEEAAEEE